One segment of Anguilla anguilla isolate fAngAng1 chromosome 1, fAngAng1.pri, whole genome shotgun sequence DNA contains the following:
- the ythdf2 gene encoding YTH domain-containing family protein 2: MSASSLLEQRPKGQGNKVQNGAVNQKDTLNDDEFEPYLNTQARQSNAYTAMSDSYMPSYYSPSIGFSYSLNEAAWSTGGDPPMPYLASYGQLSNGEHHFLPDAMFGQAGALGSNPFLGQHGFNFFPGGIDFSAWGSSGSQGQSSQGSGFGSSYAYAPSSLGGAMIDGQSPFAANEPLNKAPGMNSLDQSMAALKIGGAGDMAPKVVGSGLPGGGGPLNPVSGAPSMPPASMAPVKPASWADIASKPAKPQPKLKAKGGLGGSNLPPPPIKHNMDIGTWDNKGSVPKATAPQQAAAVVPSNGQPPNQASPQPGATAGGGPQLPLTNGQLAPPAGQLGPHHQQPPPPGQPQLPPQGPPPAQPPPPTRWVPPRNRANGFGGDAGSGGGGGGVGAGAGQSPPSSGGVGGVLVPSEPHPVLEKLRLVNNYNPKDFDWNPKQGRVFIIKSYSEDDIHRSIKYNVWCSTEHGNKRLDAAYRSLAAKGPLYLLFSVNGSGHFCGVAEMRSPVDYNTCAGVWSQDKWKGRFDVRWIFVKDVPNSQLRHIRLENNENKPVTNSRDTQEVPLDKARQVLKIIAAYKHTTSIFDDFSHYEKRQEEEESVKKVEVQGSDAFSGNPGRSHYRLQDRQGRVK; encoded by the exons ATGTCAGCAAGCAGCCTTCTTGAACAG AGACCGAAAGGCCAAGGAAATAAAG tgCAAAACGGAGCTGTAAACCAAAAGGACACTTTAAATGATGATGAGTTTGAGCCGTACCTGAACACTCAGGCGAGACAG AGCAATGCCTACACGGCCATGTCGGACTCCTACATGCCCAGCTACTACAGCCCCTCCATAGGCTTCTCCTACTCGCTCAACGAGGCGGCGTGGTCCACCGGCGGCGACCCCCCCATGCCCTACCTGGCCTCCTACGGACAGCTGAGCAACGGGGAGCACCACTTCCTGCCGGACGCCATGTTCGGCCAGGCGGGGGCGCTGGGGAGCAACCCCTTCCTGGGGCAGCACGGGTTCAACTTCTTCCCCGGCGGCATCGACTTCTCGGCGTGGGGCAGCAGCGGCTCCCAGGGACAGTCCTCGCAGGGCTCGGGCTTCGGCAGCAGCTACGCGTACGCCCCCAGCTCGCTAGGGGGCGCCATGATCGACGGACAGTCGCCCTTCGCCGCCAACGAGCCCCTCAACAAGGCGCCGGGCATGAACAGCCTGGACCAGAGCATGGCGGCGCTCAAGATCGGGGGCGCGGGGGACATGGCGCCCAAGGTGGTGGGGTCCGGCCTCCCCGGCGGCGGGGGGCCCCTCAACCCGGTATCGGGGGCGCCCAGCATGCCCCCCGCCTCCATGGCGCCGGTCAAACCGGCCTCCTGGGCGGACATCGCCAGCAAGCCGGCCAAGCCCCAGCCCAAGCTGAAGGCCAAGGGCGGGCTGGGCGGGTCTaacctgcccccgccccccatcaaACACAACATGGACATCGGCACCTGGGACAACAAGGGGAGCGTCCCCAAGGCGACCGCGCCCCAGCAGGCCGCCGCCGTCGTCCCTAGCAACGGGCAGCCGCCCAACCAGGCCTCCCCCCAGCCCGGCGCCACCGCCGGCGGGGGGCCGCAACTCCCCCTGACAAACGGCCAgctggcgccccctgctggccagctCGGGCCGCACCAccagcagcccccaccccccggccagCCGCAGCTCCCTCCCCAGGGTCCGCCCCcggcccagcccccccctcccacccgctgGGTCCCGCCCCGTAACCGTGCCAACGGCTTCGGGGGGGACgccggcagcggcggcggcggcgggggggtcggggccggggcggggcagTCGCCGCCCAGCTCGGGCGGCGTGGGCGGGGTCCTGGTGCCCTCGGAGCCCCACCCGGTCCTGGAGAAGCTCCGCCTGGTGAACAACTACAACCCCAAGGACTTCGACTGGAACCCCAAGCAAGGGCGCGTCTTCATCATCAAGAGCTACTCGGAGGACGACATCCACCGCTCCATCAAGTACAACGTCTGGTGCAGCACGGAGCACGGCAACAAGCGGCTGGACGCGGCGTACCGCTCGCTGGCCGCCAAGGGCCCGCTCTACCTGCTGTTCAGCGTCAACGGCAGCGGGCACTTCTGCGGCGTGGCCGAGATGCGCTCGCCCGTGGACTACAACACGTGCGCCGGCGTCTGGTCGCAGGACAAGTGGAAGGGGCGCTTCGACGTGCGCTGGATCTTCGTCAAGGACGTGCCCAACAGCCAGCTGCGGCACATCCGCCTGGAGAACAACGAGAACAAGCCCGTCACCAACTCGCGGGACACCCAGGAGGTGCCCCTGGACAAGGCCCGGCAGGTGCTCAAGATCATCGCCGCCTACAAACACACCACCTCCATCTTCGACGACTTCTCCCACTACGAGAAgcgccaggaggaggaggagagcgtcAAAAAG GTCGAGGTTCAGGGAAGCGACGCGTTCTCCGGTAACCCCGGCAGGAGCCATTACAGACTGCAG gatcGCCAAGGACGTGTCAAGTag